In Vagococcus hydrophili, one DNA window encodes the following:
- a CDS encoding lactate/malate family dehydrogenase, which yields MGKIGIIGMGHVGSDVAYTLCREKLTNHLVLIDPLKEKVLAEKLELEDSMVGWDYSIKIETQNYASLQDAEIVVISVGSQNVDNENRNSELIDNVQAVRESIPQVIASGFKGIFVVISNPCDVITKLVQEVSGFPYERVIGTGTLLDTYRLKRVVGQYLEVSPQDVSGYVLGEHGENQFVPWSIVSVREKAMLQEIQLSSDVLYELKEETRLGGWRIHAGKGWTSYGIASACSRLIQAIQKNENRVYPTSSYDEVEGLYIGWPTVIGHEGVISRLPLNLLKEEKEAYQASAKEIRSVYDRI from the coding sequence ATGGGAAAAATAGGAATTATTGGCATGGGACATGTAGGGTCAGACGTGGCGTATACGCTGTGCCGAGAAAAATTAACAAATCATTTAGTATTAATTGATCCACTAAAAGAAAAAGTATTAGCTGAAAAATTAGAATTAGAAGACAGCATGGTAGGCTGGGATTATTCAATAAAAATTGAGACTCAAAATTATGCTAGTTTACAAGATGCAGAGATAGTTGTGATTAGTGTCGGTAGCCAAAATGTGGACAATGAAAATCGTAATTCTGAATTAATCGATAATGTTCAAGCTGTGAGAGAAAGTATTCCTCAAGTTATCGCAAGTGGTTTTAAAGGGATTTTTGTTGTCATCTCAAATCCTTGTGATGTCATAACAAAGCTTGTACAAGAAGTGAGTGGTTTTCCTTATGAACGAGTGATCGGTACAGGCACCTTACTAGATACCTATCGTTTGAAACGAGTGGTTGGGCAATACTTGGAAGTCTCGCCTCAAGATGTCTCTGGTTATGTGCTAGGGGAGCACGGGGAGAATCAATTTGTTCCGTGGTCGATTGTTAGCGTACGTGAGAAAGCAATGCTTCAAGAAATTCAGTTATCAAGTGATGTGCTGTATGAATTGAAGGAAGAAACACGCTTAGGTGGTTGGCGTATTCATGCTGGTAAAGGTTGGACAAGTTACGGGATTGCTTCTGCTTGTAGCCGTTTGATTCAAGCCATTCAGAAAAATGAAAATCGAGTGTATCCAACATCTAGTTATGATGAAGTCGAAGGGTTGTATATCGGTTGGCCAACGGTTATTGGGCATGAAGGTGTGATTAGTCGTTTGCCACTAAATTTACTTAAGGAAGAGAAAGAGGCTTATCAAGCTTCTGCAAAAGAAATAAGAAGTGTGTATGATAGAATTTAA
- the guaB gene encoding IMP dehydrogenase, translated as MTNWETKFTKKGFTFDDVLLIPAESHVLPNDVDLSVELAPNLKLNIPIMSASMDTVTDSKMAIAMARQGGLGVVHKNMSIEKQADEVRKVKRSESGVIIDPFFLTPDSLVAEAENLMATYRISGVPIVETLENRKLVGILTNRDLRFIADYQQPINDVMTKEELVTAPVGTSLKDAEKILQKHKIEKLPIVDTEGKLSGLITIKDIEKVIEFPNAAKDQHGRLLVAAAVGVTSDTFERSEALVKAGVDALIIDTAHGHSAGVIRKIKEIRDTFKDVTIIAGNVATAEGTRALYEVGVDVVKVGIGPGSICTTRVVAGVGVPQLSAIYDAAGVAREYGRAIIADGGIKYSGDIVKALAAGGHAVMLGSMLAGTDESPGEFEIYQGRRFKTYRGMGSLGAMEKGSSDRYFQSSVNEANKLVPEGIEGRVAYKGSAQDIVFQMLGGLRAGMGYVGAGNLKELRDDAQFVQMSGAGLRESHPHDVQITKEAPNYSIES; from the coding sequence ATGACAAACTGGGAAACAAAATTTACTAAAAAAGGTTTTACATTCGATGACGTTTTATTAATTCCGGCTGAGAGTCACGTGTTACCAAATGATGTGGACTTATCTGTGGAGCTTGCCCCAAATTTGAAGCTTAATATCCCAATTATGAGTGCTAGTATGGATACAGTAACAGATAGTAAAATGGCAATCGCTATGGCAAGACAAGGTGGATTAGGTGTTGTTCATAAAAATATGTCAATTGAGAAACAAGCGGATGAAGTAAGAAAAGTAAAACGTTCAGAAAGTGGTGTTATTATTGATCCATTCTTCTTAACGCCAGATAGCTTAGTAGCAGAAGCAGAAAACCTAATGGCAACTTACAGAATTAGTGGTGTGCCAATCGTCGAAACATTAGAAAATAGAAAATTAGTTGGTATCTTAACAAACCGTGATTTACGTTTTATTGCTGATTACCAACAACCAATCAACGATGTGATGACTAAAGAAGAATTAGTTACAGCACCAGTTGGAACATCTTTAAAAGATGCTGAAAAAATCTTACAAAAACATAAAATTGAAAAATTACCAATCGTCGATACGGAAGGTAAATTGAGCGGATTAATCACAATTAAAGATATCGAAAAAGTGATTGAATTCCCGAATGCAGCGAAAGATCAACATGGTCGTTTACTAGTTGCCGCAGCTGTTGGTGTGACAAGTGACACATTTGAGCGTTCAGAAGCTTTAGTTAAAGCGGGTGTGGATGCGTTAATCATCGATACTGCTCACGGACACAGTGCCGGAGTTATCCGTAAAATTAAAGAAATCCGTGACACATTCAAAGACGTAACAATCATTGCTGGAAACGTAGCAACAGCTGAAGGCACACGCGCTTTATATGAAGTGGGTGTTGATGTGGTTAAAGTTGGGATTGGACCTGGTTCAATTTGTACAACACGTGTCGTAGCTGGTGTAGGTGTTCCTCAATTATCAGCTATTTATGACGCAGCAGGTGTGGCTCGTGAATACGGTCGTGCGATTATTGCTGATGGTGGAATTAAATACTCTGGGGATATCGTTAAAGCTTTAGCAGCAGGTGGACATGCCGTAATGCTTGGTTCAATGTTAGCTGGAACAGATGAGTCGCCAGGTGAATTTGAAATTTATCAAGGTCGTCGTTTTAAAACTTACCGTGGTATGGGGTCTCTTGGAGCAATGGAAAAAGGCTCAAGCGATCGTTACTTCCAAAGTTCAGTGAACGAAGCTAACAAGTTAGTTCCAGAAGGTATTGAAGGACGTGTAGCTTACAAAGGTAGTGCTCAAGATATTGTCTTCCAAATGCTAGGTGGCTTACGTGCTGGAATGGGTTATGTTGGCGCTGGTAACTTAAAAGAATTACGTGATGACGCGCAATTTGTACAAATGAGTGGTGCAGGTTTACGTGAATCTCATCCACATGACGTTCAAATTACAAAAGAAGCACCAAACTATTCAATTGAATCATAA
- a CDS encoding response regulator transcription factor, whose protein sequence is MKILVVDDDKEIVELLSIYVKNEGYEVINAYDGKEALSKIATNPDISLMILDIMMPKMDGMEVVKELRKESQIPIIMLTAKTTDMDKIQGLIAGADDYVTKPFNPLEIMARVKSLLRRTNMQVQADIPDVLEIGPLIIKKDSHEVTTDKGSNIQLTALEFGILYLLASHPNRVFSADEIFERVWQQESLISAKTVMVHVSHLRDKIEDATNGEKVIQTVWGVGYKIER, encoded by the coding sequence ATGAAGATACTTGTTGTTGATGATGATAAAGAAATTGTTGAGTTATTAAGTATATATGTAAAGAATGAAGGCTATGAGGTTATCAATGCCTATGACGGTAAGGAGGCTCTTAGTAAGATAGCCACTAATCCAGATATCAGTCTAATGATTTTGGATATTATGATGCCTAAAATGGATGGAATGGAAGTTGTTAAGGAACTTAGAAAAGAATCGCAAATTCCTATTATTATGTTAACTGCTAAAACGACTGACATGGATAAAATTCAAGGTTTAATCGCTGGAGCAGATGATTATGTCACTAAACCTTTTAATCCTTTAGAGATTATGGCGAGAGTTAAATCTCTTTTACGTCGAACAAACATGCAGGTTCAAGCAGATATTCCTGATGTTTTAGAAATTGGTCCTCTGATTATAAAAAAAGATTCTCATGAGGTAACGACTGATAAGGGCTCCAATATCCAATTGACCGCCCTTGAATTTGGTATTTTGTATCTACTAGCAAGCCATCCTAATCGTGTTTTTAGTGCAGACGAGATATTTGAGCGCGTTTGGCAACAGGAAAGTTTGATTTCAGCTAAGACAGTTATGGTTCATGTCAGTCATTTAAGAGATAAAATTGAGGACGCCACAAACGGTGAAAAAGTCATCCAAACAGTTTGGGGTGTCGGTTATAAAATTGAAAGATAA
- the gpmA gene encoding 2,3-diphosphoglycerate-dependent phosphoglycerate mutase, whose product MRKLVFVRHGLSQWNALNLFTGWEDVDLSDKGIEEAKDAGKKIKEAGIHFDIAYTSYLKRAIKTSHYVLEESDQLFIPEIKSWRLNERHYGALQGLNKQETADKYGADQVQLWRRSYDTLPPLVDENDPASATKDPKYALLDKRSVPGGENLKVTLERALPFWEDHIAPSLLKGETVLVAAHGNSLRALAKHIENISDDDIMDLEIPTGQPLVYELNDDLTLIKKYYL is encoded by the coding sequence ATGAGAAAATTAGTTTTTGTAAGACATGGATTAAGCCAGTGGAATGCTTTGAATTTATTTACTGGTTGGGAAGACGTGGATTTAAGTGATAAAGGAATTGAAGAAGCCAAGGATGCCGGCAAGAAAATTAAAGAAGCTGGTATTCATTTTGATATAGCTTATACTTCTTACTTAAAACGCGCCATTAAAACATCACACTATGTATTGGAAGAGTCCGATCAACTTTTCATTCCTGAAATAAAATCTTGGCGTCTTAACGAACGTCACTACGGTGCTTTACAAGGTCTTAATAAACAAGAAACAGCTGATAAATACGGTGCGGATCAAGTCCAACTTTGGCGACGTTCTTATGATACATTGCCACCATTAGTAGATGAAAACGATCCAGCATCAGCAACAAAAGATCCAAAATATGCCTTGCTAGATAAAAGAAGTGTCCCTGGTGGAGAAAATCTTAAAGTAACTTTGGAACGCGCTTTACCATTCTGGGAAGATCATATTGCCCCTTCTTTATTGAAAGGTGAGACAGTGTTAGTAGCAGCTCACGGAAATTCACTACGAGCACTAGCAAAACACATCGAGAACATTTCTGACGATGATATTATGGATCTAGAAATTCCAACAGGTCAGCCACTCGTCTATGAATTGAATGATGATTTAACATTAATCAAAAAATATTACCTATAA
- a CDS encoding serine hydrolase, which yields MKQTKWYSKLIIITFITFSLPFQTLAANDNFTVSANAAFAVDYETGKILYNQNGDEPLGIASMTKLITAYIVFDEVNKGNIAWDDTIKISDTLKKMSKNPDLSNIPIEDKHVYTVKEALYGSLISSANSLTSALAEHISGTEIKFVDRMYDQLKIWGITDASLVTASGLGNEDMGKTIYPGSGKKDENMMSARSMAIVGQHLITDFPEVLEITSLPSTTILKNSTKDGIEIWNSNGMLDGFYYYMEGVDGLKTGTTPLAGDCFIGTATRNGHRIITVVMGTEEGFNRFEETGKLMTYIYDNWSYEVIKKKGAPADKKTIDVHHGKEKTADIILAEDLAVWTNKEDKDIKLFFETTKKQVTRKQKVAAPKDKGYVVGKEYVYNTKDTLGYLTTEDEKLDVVDVVLKNDIKKENIFMQGWHWLTRS from the coding sequence ATGAAACAAACAAAATGGTATTCTAAACTTATTATTATTACTTTTATTACCTTCTCTCTTCCTTTTCAGACCTTAGCAGCTAACGATAACTTCACTGTTTCAGCTAACGCTGCTTTTGCTGTGGATTACGAGACTGGGAAAATTCTTTACAACCAAAACGGCGATGAACCTTTAGGGATTGCCTCTATGACAAAATTAATCACTGCTTACATCGTTTTTGATGAAGTCAACAAAGGCAACATCGCTTGGGATGATACAATTAAAATTAGTGACACTCTAAAAAAAATGAGTAAAAATCCTGATCTTTCCAATATTCCCATTGAAGACAAACATGTTTACACGGTTAAAGAAGCTTTGTACGGATCTTTAATCTCTTCTGCAAACTCTCTAACTTCGGCTCTTGCTGAACATATTTCAGGAACTGAAATTAAGTTTGTTGACCGAATGTATGACCAACTTAAAATTTGGGGAATTACTGACGCTTCCCTTGTAACTGCCTCTGGTCTTGGAAATGAAGATATGGGAAAAACAATCTATCCTGGATCTGGAAAAAAAGACGAAAACATGATGAGCGCAAGAAGCATGGCGATTGTCGGACAACATCTTATCACAGATTTCCCTGAAGTTTTAGAAATCACGTCGTTACCTAGTACTACTATTTTAAAAAATTCAACAAAAGATGGGATCGAAATTTGGAATTCTAACGGTATGTTGGATGGCTTTTATTACTATATGGAAGGTGTAGATGGTCTTAAAACAGGAACAACGCCTCTTGCTGGAGATTGTTTTATTGGAACAGCTACTCGAAATGGTCACCGGATTATCACTGTGGTAATGGGTACTGAGGAAGGATTTAACCGTTTTGAAGAAACTGGAAAATTAATGACTTATATTTATGATAACTGGTCGTATGAAGTCATTAAGAAAAAAGGGGCTCCTGCTGATAAAAAGACTATTGATGTGCATCACGGAAAAGAAAAAACAGCTGATATTATTTTAGCTGAGGATCTTGCGGTTTGGACAAATAAAGAAGATAAAGACATCAAGTTATTCTTTGAAACAACTAAAAAACAAGTGACCAGAAAACAAAAAGTAGCTGCACCAAAAGACAAAGGCTACGTCGTGGGAAAAGAATATGTTTACAATACGAAAGATACACTTGGCTATCTAACTACCGAAGATGAAAAACTAGACGTAGTAGATGTGGTCTTAAAAAATGATATAAAAAAAGAAAATATCTTTATGCAAGGTTGGCACTGGTTGACTAGAAGTTAA
- a CDS encoding sensor histidine kinase yields the protein MKKSSKQFGVSVIKLKDNQKKFNRIQLTSKEKSELLIEGIVTIILLILLNLVIYMLLVQIFQSSLSIDKILNSFIPSIYDTFYDPNYFVWKKPIFFMLGLIDIGVLYWRLIRRYKQMQQRHIISELHYISNGHYDHRIPFDLNGDLGKLIRSINALVDSTVEAIEEERRIEQSKDELITNVSHDIRTPLTSIIGYLGLIEERKFSSEEDLLKYTHTAYMKSRQMKVLVDDLFEYTKVRQSNTPLSLVTFDMQQLIAQIVVDFELEASKKGITVDFIGNPSSLMMEGDTEKLVRVFDNLLSNALKYGVGGKSIIIHSERIGSESVITVKNDGQEIPKESLDLLFDRFYRVEESRSQQTGGTGLGLAIAQSIVTLHNGYIYANSENGWTSFVIHLPLKSI from the coding sequence GTGAAAAAGTCATCCAAACAGTTTGGGGTGTCGGTTATAAAATTGAAAGATAATCAAAAAAAATTTAATCGGATTCAACTTACTTCGAAAGAGAAAAGTGAATTATTAATCGAAGGGATTGTTACTATTATCCTTTTAATCCTTTTAAATCTAGTGATATACATGCTACTGGTCCAAATTTTTCAGTCTAGTCTTTCGATTGATAAGATCTTAAATAGTTTTATTCCTTCTATATATGATACTTTTTATGATCCTAATTATTTTGTTTGGAAAAAGCCTATTTTCTTTATGCTTGGGCTAATCGATATTGGTGTACTCTACTGGCGCCTTATTCGTCGCTATAAACAAATGCAACAACGACATATTATTAGTGAACTTCACTATATTTCAAACGGGCACTACGACCATCGGATTCCTTTTGATTTAAATGGGGATTTAGGAAAATTAATTCGTAGTATTAATGCTTTAGTAGATAGCACTGTAGAAGCCATCGAAGAAGAGAGACGAATTGAACAATCAAAAGACGAGCTCATTACAAATGTCAGTCATGATATCAGAACTCCTTTAACCTCAATCATTGGTTATTTAGGTCTTATAGAAGAAAGAAAATTTTCTAGTGAGGAAGACTTATTAAAATACACTCATACCGCCTATATGAAATCTAGGCAAATGAAAGTATTGGTAGATGATTTATTTGAATATACTAAAGTCAGACAATCTAATACACCCTTAAGTTTAGTTACCTTTGATATGCAGCAATTAATCGCCCAAATTGTGGTTGATTTTGAACTAGAGGCTTCTAAAAAAGGGATAACCGTTGATTTTATAGGGAATCCTTCTTCTCTTATGATGGAAGGCGACACCGAAAAATTAGTTAGAGTCTTTGATAATCTTCTATCTAACGCTCTGAAATATGGTGTTGGTGGAAAAAGCATTATCATCCACTCAGAAAGAATTGGCTCTGAGTCTGTCATCACTGTTAAAAATGATGGTCAAGAAATTCCGAAAGAATCATTAGATTTATTATTTGATCGTTTTTACCGCGTGGAAGAATCTAGGTCTCAACAAACTGGTGGAACAGGTCTTGGTTTGGCTATTGCTCAAAGTATTGTTACCTTACACAATGGCTATATTTACGCAAATTCCGAAAATGGATGGACTTCTTTTGTCATTCACCTCCCATTAAAATCTATATAG
- the serS gene encoding serine--tRNA ligase, which yields MLDVKFMRQNIEIVKEKLLTRGVKEEVLTDFMTLDKERREHLVLAETLKKTKNDVSQEIATLKRNKENADDKIVEMKKIGEEIKVLDDAIRLIDEKLQNISYTLPNLPHADVPVGADEDDNIEVRRWETPRQFDFEAKPHWEIAEGLDILDFERGAKVSGSRFLFYKGIGARLERAIYNLMLDTHVYEHGYTEMIPPYIVNADSMFGTGQFPKFKEDVFQLEDSNYTLIPTAEVPLTNYYRDEILANDQLPVYFTALSPSFRSEAGSAGRDTRGLIRLHQFNKVEMVKLSKPETSYEELEKMTQNAEAILQKLNLPYRTITLCTGDMGFSAAKTYDIEVWIPAQDTYREISSCSNCENFQARRAKIRYRNDEGKTEFVHTLNGSGLAVGRTVAAILENYQNEDGSVTVPEALVPYMGGLTKITK from the coding sequence ATGTTAGATGTTAAATTTATGCGTCAAAATATTGAAATTGTGAAAGAAAAATTATTAACTCGTGGGGTTAAAGAAGAAGTCTTAACTGATTTTATGACCTTAGATAAAGAAAGACGTGAACATTTAGTTCTTGCTGAAACATTGAAGAAAACCAAAAATGATGTATCTCAAGAAATTGCGACTTTGAAACGTAATAAAGAAAATGCGGATGATAAAATCGTTGAGATGAAAAAAATTGGGGAAGAAATTAAAGTTTTAGATGACGCCATTCGTTTGATTGACGAAAAGTTACAAAATATTTCTTACACTTTACCTAACTTACCTCATGCTGATGTGCCAGTTGGTGCTGATGAAGATGATAATATCGAAGTGAGACGTTGGGAAACACCCCGTCAATTTGACTTTGAAGCAAAACCTCACTGGGAAATTGCTGAAGGTTTAGATATTTTAGATTTTGAACGTGGCGCTAAAGTTTCTGGTAGCCGTTTCCTTTTCTACAAAGGAATTGGCGCTCGTTTAGAACGTGCGATTTACAACTTGATGTTAGACACTCATGTTTATGAGCATGGTTATACTGAGATGATTCCTCCTTATATCGTGAACGCTGATTCTATGTTTGGAACAGGACAATTCCCTAAATTTAAAGAAGATGTTTTCCAATTAGAAGATAGCAACTACACATTAATTCCTACGGCGGAAGTTCCTTTGACTAACTACTACCGTGATGAAATTTTAGCTAACGATCAATTACCTGTTTACTTTACAGCTCTTAGCCCTTCTTTCCGTTCTGAAGCTGGTAGCGCTGGTCGTGACACTCGTGGCTTAATCAGACTACACCAATTCAACAAAGTAGAGATGGTTAAATTAAGTAAACCGGAAACTTCTTATGAAGAATTAGAAAAAATGACACAAAACGCAGAAGCGATTCTACAAAAATTAAACTTACCATACCGTACGATTACGTTATGTACTGGTGACATGGGATTCTCAGCTGCGAAAACTTATGATATTGAAGTTTGGATTCCAGCACAAGATACTTACCGTGAAATCAGCTCTTGCTCTAACTGCGAGAACTTCCAAGCAAGACGTGCGAAAATCCGTTACCGTAATGATGAAGGTAAAACAGAATTTGTTCACACCTTAAACGGCTCTGGATTAGCAGTCGGACGTACCGTTGCGGCAATCTTAGAAAACTACCAAAACGAAGACGGCAGCGTCACAGTCCCAGAAGCATTAGTACCATACATGGGCGGCCTAACAAAAATTACTAAATAA
- the brnQ gene encoding branched-chain amino acid transport system II carrier protein: MKNELTMKERLFVGSLIFGLFFGAGNLIFPIQMGQEAGAHIVQANLGFLITGIGLPFLGIIAFGLSSSRDLYELSSKVGKKYGLIFTTVLYLVIGPFFAMPRLASTSFEIALAPFLPSGSQKISLLLFSVLFFFIVWFFSRKPSKILDYVGKFLTPLFLVLLFSLLLLAFINPLGSINGSPVQTAYESNAFFKGFTDGYNTLDALAALAFGMIIIENIQSLGITKPSLVAKEATKSGLMGIILMGVIYTLLSFLGTMSLGTFTLNKNGGITLAQVAQHYLGTAGSVLLAAIVIVACLKTAIGLSTAFGRTFNELYPSKSYSVFTVSCILLATLIANVGLDLIIQISIPVLMFIYPLAMTLILMGVCNQWIGKKKLIFQCVTYLTMFAGFFDALNSLPMSLKETSLVSSLLKFAETFIPFFSSGLGWVTIALLGLVIGLLIDKKKKSLS; the protein is encoded by the coding sequence ATGAAGAATGAACTAACGATGAAGGAAAGGTTGTTTGTGGGATCCCTTATATTTGGGTTGTTTTTTGGTGCTGGTAACTTAATTTTTCCGATTCAGATGGGACAAGAGGCAGGAGCTCATATTGTTCAGGCTAATTTAGGCTTCTTGATAACAGGTATTGGGTTGCCATTTTTAGGTATTATTGCATTTGGTTTATCATCTAGTCGTGATCTGTATGAGTTATCTAGTAAAGTTGGAAAGAAATACGGATTGATATTTACGACTGTTTTATATTTAGTGATTGGCCCTTTTTTTGCGATGCCAAGACTAGCCAGTACTTCATTTGAAATTGCTTTGGCACCTTTTTTACCTAGTGGTAGCCAAAAAATAAGTCTTCTTCTATTTAGTGTCCTGTTCTTTTTTATTGTTTGGTTTTTTTCCAGAAAGCCAAGTAAAATCTTAGATTATGTGGGGAAATTTTTAACCCCTTTATTTTTAGTTTTATTATTCTCCTTATTATTGTTAGCTTTTATCAATCCACTTGGAAGTATTAATGGGAGTCCTGTTCAAACGGCATATGAGTCAAATGCTTTCTTTAAAGGATTTACAGATGGTTATAATACGCTAGACGCTTTAGCGGCTTTAGCCTTTGGGATGATTATTATCGAGAATATTCAAAGTTTAGGTATAACAAAACCTAGTCTTGTAGCTAAAGAAGCGACGAAATCTGGTTTAATGGGAATTATTTTGATGGGTGTTATTTATACGTTACTTTCATTTTTAGGAACAATGAGTTTAGGGACGTTTACATTGAATAAAAATGGTGGGATCACTTTAGCTCAAGTAGCGCAACATTATTTAGGAACGGCAGGTAGTGTCTTACTTGCGGCAATCGTTATCGTAGCGTGTTTGAAGACAGCCATAGGACTCAGCACAGCTTTTGGTCGAACGTTTAATGAATTGTATCCTTCTAAATCATATTCGGTCTTTACGGTATCTTGCATATTGCTAGCAACATTGATTGCTAATGTTGGTTTAGATTTGATTATTCAAATTTCAATTCCTGTATTAATGTTTATCTATCCTTTAGCGATGACTTTGATTTTAATGGGGGTATGTAATCAGTGGATTGGGAAAAAGAAATTGATCTTCCAGTGTGTCACTTATCTGACGATGTTTGCTGGTTTCTTTGATGCTTTAAATAGTTTACCTATGTCTTTAAAAGAAACCTCTTTAGTTTCTAGTTTACTTAAATTTGCTGAGACATTTATTCCGTTTTTCTCAAGTGGTTTAGGTTGGGTAACAATTGCCTTGTTGGGACTAGTTATTGGGTTACTCATAGATAAAAAGAAGAAGAGTTTGTCATAG
- a CDS encoding serine hydrolase domain-containing protein — METSKVTLNLLRRRLRKQKRRTFVMFIIGLLLGGTIAFNVYYWYPWLKNEFNLPTIKQMPLKNNKTTTKKTATTETTTKSTTDSSEIEKKNLITPRIDEKNFSQVAPVYKNLNEQLEQTIQQYNPSGTILAIKNNQVVLLNNYGKAKEISNKPLEDTYMIASVQKFITSILIMKLIDEQKISLDTPLSSYFPDIPNSNNITIDQMLSMTSGLKLKEKSDKVKNKKESIDYAVHNVTYEEPTKWGYSDVNFFLLAAIIEKVSNKSYEDYFKEVIKEPLQLKHTGFYDEVTDHTNLIPSYNEDQNGSPVEPPVKIPEYAYINELGTGNMYISAVDFITIIQATTDGKLTSYETLQQTLQKKPTLFPYEYKAGFYDKGTYYYAHGIFRKYEPVVSFNKDASTAVIFLSNTFTENKSNVQLTKDLYQTLIQQ; from the coding sequence ATGGAAACTTCCAAAGTAACATTAAATTTACTACGAAGACGACTCAGAAAACAAAAAAGACGGACATTTGTTATGTTTATTATTGGCTTATTACTAGGTGGGACTATTGCTTTTAACGTTTATTACTGGTACCCATGGTTGAAAAATGAGTTTAATTTACCAACTATCAAACAAATGCCACTGAAAAACAATAAAACAACGACTAAAAAAACGGCTACAACGGAAACAACAACTAAAAGTACGACAGATTCTTCAGAAATCGAAAAAAAGAATCTGATTACACCTAGAATCGATGAAAAAAACTTCTCACAAGTTGCCCCTGTTTATAAAAATCTAAACGAGCAACTAGAACAGACAATTCAGCAGTATAATCCTTCTGGGACAATTTTAGCCATTAAGAATAACCAAGTTGTTTTACTTAATAACTATGGGAAGGCTAAAGAGATTTCAAATAAACCACTGGAAGACACATACATGATAGCTTCTGTTCAAAAATTTATCACTTCTATTTTGATTATGAAATTAATCGATGAACAAAAAATCAGTTTAGATACGCCATTATCTTCTTATTTCCCAGATATTCCTAATAGTAATAATATTACGATTGATCAAATGCTTTCGATGACATCTGGATTAAAGCTAAAAGAAAAATCTGATAAAGTTAAAAATAAAAAAGAAAGTATTGATTATGCTGTCCATAACGTTACTTATGAAGAACCTACTAAATGGGGATATTCAGATGTCAATTTCTTTTTACTAGCTGCTATTATCGAAAAAGTTTCAAATAAATCATATGAAGATTATTTTAAAGAAGTTATAAAAGAGCCACTTCAGTTAAAACACACTGGTTTCTATGACGAAGTAACGGATCATACAAATTTAATTCCTTCTTACAACGAAGATCAAAATGGTAGTCCTGTTGAACCACCTGTAAAAATACCTGAATATGCTTATATTAATGAGTTAGGCACTGGAAATATGTATATTTCCGCAGTTGACTTTATCACTATCATTCAAGCAACGACAGATGGTAAATTAACATCTTATGAAACACTTCAACAAACACTGCAAAAGAAACCAACCTTATTCCCTTATGAATATAAAGCTGGTTTCTATGATAAAGGAACATACTACTACGCTCATGGTATTTTCAGAAAATATGAACCGGTTGTTTCCTTCAATAAGGATGCCAGTACTGCGGTTATCTTTTTAAGTAATACGTTCACTGAGAATAAAAGCAACGTCCAACTAACAAAAGATTTATACCAAACACTCATTCAACAATAA